Genomic DNA from Noviherbaspirillum saxi:
ATGGCGCGATGACGGGATTTGCCTATCCGGAAATGATGGTCGGCGTGGTCAACGCCCATGCTGCCGGCGATATCGAACGGGCCCATGACATCTTCGATGCTTATCTTCCGCTGGCGCGTTATGAGCAGCAACCCAATATCGGCCTCGCGGTGCGCAAGCACATCATGGCTGAACGCGGTGTGATCGATTCGGCGGCGGTACGCAAGCCCGGACCGAAACTGACGGCGGCCGACATTGCCGATATTGAGCGCCTGACTCGGCGGCAGGAAAAGCGGCTGCGCGAGATCCAGTAAAAACGCCGGCAAACCGCGCATGGCGCTTCATCTTCCGTCTGGCGTTGGACGCTAAACAGGCAATGGACATGAAGCGTTTTACAGGTATGACGTTTCCCTTAAACATCGACTCCCACTCAACATGACCGCTGTGACTGCATCCCGGGAATTATCTTCCACGTCGCATTCCGCGCCGAGTTCAACCGTTGTGCCGCCGAGCTTGCGACCGCTGCGCTGCCTTGACGATTTCGAGCAGGCGGCGCGACTGCGCCTGCCGCGCCCGGTGTTCGGCTACCTGTCGGAAGCGGCGGAGACAAAGCGGTCGCTGCGCGACAATCGCGAATGCTTCGACGACTTCGGTTTCGTGCCAAGGGTCATGATCGATGTGTCCAAGCGCTCGATGGCAACGACCTTGCTCGGACACGAATATGCGGCGCCCTTTGGCATGGCGCCCATGGGAATCAGCGCCCTGTATGCCTATCGCGGTGACCTTGTTCTCGCGCGCGCTGCGGCAAGGGCCAATATTCCGATGATCATGAGCAGTTCTTCGCTGATCCGGCTGGAAGACGTCGCCAGCGAAAAGCTGGGCGCGTGGTTTCAGGCTTATCTGCCTGGAGATGCGGAAGACATTACCGCGCTCATCGAGCGGGTCGCCAAGGCCGGATTCACTACTTTGGTTCTGACCGTCGACACGCCGGTGACCCCAAACGCAGAAAACTTTGCCCGCAACGGCTTTTCCTCTCCCTTGCGTCCCAGCATGCGCCTGGTCTGGGAAGGCGTCTCCCATCCAAGATGGCTGTTCGGCACTTTTCTCCGGACAATCGCACGCCACGGCGTGCCGCACTTTGAAAATAATTACGCAAAGCGCGGCGCTCCGATCCTGTCTTCGTCGGTGACGCGGGACTTCGCCGATCGCGGGCATCTGAACTGGGAGCATTTTGCACTGCTTCGGAACCTGTGGACCGGCAAGATCATTGTCAAGGGCATCCTTCACGAACACGATGCGCGCATCGCCCGCGACATGGGAGCGGACGGCATCATCGTATCGAACCATGGCGGGCGCCAGCTCGACGGCGCGGTGGCGCCGCTTCGCGTCCTGCCGGAAATCGTAAAGGCTTGCCCGGACATCCCGGTAATGCTGGACGGCGGAATCCGGAGGGGCACCGATGTGCTCAAGGCGTTGGCCCTGGGGGCGAAATTTGTCTTTGTCGGCAGGCCGTTCGGTTTCGCACTGGCGGTCGGCGGCGCGCAAGGTGTGACCCATGCGCTGAACCTGTTGGCACAGGAAGTCTCGCGCAACATGGCGATGCTGGGCATCACCAGGCTTGAAGAACTTAATGCAGACATGCATCTGTTTCGGAACCAATAGGGCAGCTGTGCGCAAGGCCCATATCCGGATGACGGGATTGAACGTCCTAAGCGTGCCGTATAAGCACAGTAAACCCATCTTTGATTTCGATGAAAAAGCGGCGGAGCGTTATGCGCTTGATGCGCGGGCGTGAAGGGCAGGGCAGGCTCGATGCTCTGCTGCACTGCGGTACTTTGCGGGCCGGCATATTGATAGAGTAGATGGCATTGCATGGTCTGCAACAAACGCCATGCAGTGTAAATGGAGACATCAACGATCGCCCATGCGTCGTTCCCTGATGCACTAAAACAAAAGGAGATGAAATGTTCCGTCAAATCTTACGCGCCTCTTTTGCAGTCGCCGCCTTCTGCCTTGCAGCCGCATCCTCAGCCCAGAATATTTCGGTTGCCACCGGCGGCACCGGCGGTGTCTATTATCCGATGGGCGGTGGATTGGCTTCGGTCTTGTCGAAGTACGTTCCTGGTATGCAGGCAACTGCGGAAGTTACCGGCGGCTCGGTCGACAATCTGAAGCTGATCGGCACCGGCAAGCCTTATGTCGGCTTTTCCATGTCGGACGCAGCGCAGGATGCCTTCAAGGGCGAAGACAAGTTCAAGTCCGGCAAGGTGCCGGTGCGTACGCTGGCAGTGCTGTATCCGAACCGCATGCATCTGGTGACGATCGAGGGCCGCGGCGTCAACAAATTGTCTGACCTCAAGGGCAAGCATATCTCGACCGGATCGCCGGGTAGCGCAACCGAGGTCATGGCCTTCCGCATTCTTGAAGCCGCCGGCCTCGACAAGGATAAGGACGTCAAGCGTGAACGCCTGTCGGTGGCGGAATCGGTCAATGCAATCAAGGACAACAAGATTGATGCATTCTTCTGGGTCGGCGGCTTGCCGACCGCGGCTGTGACCGACCTCGCCAACACGCCCGGCACCAAGATGAAGATGATCGACCATTCCGAAGTGGTCACCGCGATGAACAAGAAATACGGCGATCTTTACATCGAGGACACCATTCCGAAGACAGCGTACAAGGGTATGGAAGCCGACAACAAGCAGGCCACGGTGATGAACATTCTGGTCGCCAATGCCAACATGGATGACAAGACCGCATACAACATCGTCAAGACCATCTTCGAGAAGCGCGACGAGCTGATTGCGGTGCACAAGGAAGCGGAAAACTTCAAGCTCGACAACCAGAAGACGGCCAACTCACCCGTGCCGTTCCACCCTGGCGCGGTGAAGTATTTCACCGAAAAGGGTCTCAAGTTCAACTAAGACCCCATCAAGCAATTCCGGTTTAAAGCCCCGCCTGCGTGCGGGGCCGTTCCATTGGTATGGTTGCATCGGAAGCGATATATGCGTTGCAGGCGTAGTGTAGTACCACGCTACGTCATGCCGCATCAAAGAATATGGGGACAAGGAAATGAGCGCACCAAACGGATCGAGCCCGCAAACAGAGCCGGTCATTAGCGAAGAGGCCCTGCGAAAGGCCGAACAGTACATCGAGGAAGAAGAGGGTGCGGCAAATCGCATGACCGGGTGGATCGGCGGCTTCCTGGTGCTGGTTGCCGTCGTCATGTCGCTGTTTCATCTATATTCCGCTTATGCCATCGTGCCGACCCAGACCCTGAGGCTCGTGCATGTGGCGTTCGTGCTCTTCTTGTCCTTCCTGTTGTTTCCGCTGGCCAGA
This window encodes:
- a CDS encoding alpha-hydroxy acid oxidase, which produces MTAVTASRELSSTSHSAPSSTVVPPSLRPLRCLDDFEQAARLRLPRPVFGYLSEAAETKRSLRDNRECFDDFGFVPRVMIDVSKRSMATTLLGHEYAAPFGMAPMGISALYAYRGDLVLARAAARANIPMIMSSSSLIRLEDVASEKLGAWFQAYLPGDAEDITALIERVAKAGFTTLVLTVDTPVTPNAENFARNGFSSPLRPSMRLVWEGVSHPRWLFGTFLRTIARHGVPHFENNYAKRGAPILSSSVTRDFADRGHLNWEHFALLRNLWTGKIIVKGILHEHDARIARDMGADGIIVSNHGGRQLDGAVAPLRVLPEIVKACPDIPVMLDGGIRRGTDVLKALALGAKFVFVGRPFGFALAVGGAQGVTHALNLLAQEVSRNMAMLGITRLEELNADMHLFRNQ
- a CDS encoding TAXI family TRAP transporter solute-binding subunit — its product is MFRQILRASFAVAAFCLAAASSAQNISVATGGTGGVYYPMGGGLASVLSKYVPGMQATAEVTGGSVDNLKLIGTGKPYVGFSMSDAAQDAFKGEDKFKSGKVPVRTLAVLYPNRMHLVTIEGRGVNKLSDLKGKHISTGSPGSATEVMAFRILEAAGLDKDKDVKRERLSVAESVNAIKDNKIDAFFWVGGLPTAAVTDLANTPGTKMKMIDHSEVVTAMNKKYGDLYIEDTIPKTAYKGMEADNKQATVMNILVANANMDDKTAYNIVKTIFEKRDELIAVHKEAENFKLDNQKTANSPVPFHPGAVKYFTEKGLKFN